The Streptomyces sp. NBC_00162 sequence CGGCGCCGGTGGGGGCGGTGATGTAGCCGCCGGCCTGGATGATGCGGTCGAAGGCGCCGCGGTCGACGACGAGGTCCTTGACCACCGGGAAGGCCGCGGCCCGCCAGGGCTCGACGTCGATGGTGTCTCCGTCGGCGAAGGACCGCATGTGGAGCTGACAGGTGGTGGTGCGTTCCGGTCCGTGGGCGTCGCCGTTGATGACGAGGCTGCACGCACCGCAGATGCCCTCGCGGCAGTCGTGGTCGAAGGCGACCGGGTCCTCGCCGCGCAGGATGAGGTCCTCGTTGAGGGTGTCGAGCATCTCCAGGAAGGACATGTCCTTCGAGATGCCGTCGACCTCGTAGGAGGCCATGGCGCCGGGGGCGTCGGGGTTCCGCTGGCGCCAGACGCGCAGGGTGAGCTTCATGCGTAGCTCCGCTGGGTGGGGTGGACGTACTCGAAGACCAGGTCTTCCTTGTGCAGGACGGGGGCGGCGCCGGTGCCCTGGTACTGCCAGGCGGCCGCGTAGCCGAATTCCTCGTCTCGGCGGGCCGCTTCGCCGTCCGGGGTCTGGGACTCCTCGCGGAAGTGGCCGCCGCAGGATTCGGCGCGGTGGAGCGCGTCGAGGCACATCAGCTCGGCGAGTTCCAGGTAGTCGACGATGCGGTTGGCCTTCTCGAGCGACTGGTTGAACTCCTGGCCGGTGCCGGGGACCTTGATCCGCTGCCAGAACTCCGCGCGGATCTCCGGGATCCGGTCGAGCGCCTTGCGCAGGCCCTCCTCGGTGCGGGCCATCCCGCAGTACTCCCACATGAGTTCGCCGATCTCGCGGTGGAAGGAGTCGGGGGTGCGGTCGCCGTCGACGGAGAGCAGCCTCTCGAGGCAGGCGCGGGTCTCCCGGACGGCGGCCGCGGCCTCGGGATGACTGTCGTCGATCTCCTCCTGGTGCGGGTGGCGGGCCAGGTAGTCGTTGATGGTGGAGGGCAGGACGAAGTAGCCGTCGGCGAGGCCCTGCATGAGGGCGGAGGCGCCGAGGCGGTTCGCGCCGTGGTCGGAGAAGTTGGCCTCGCCGATCGCGAAGAGGCCGGGGACGGTGGTCTGGAGGTCGTAGTCGACCCACAGGCCGCCCATCGTGTAGTGCACGGCGGGGTAGATCCGCATGGGGACCTCGTACGGGTTCTCGGCGGTGATCCGCTCGTACATCTCGAAGAGGTTGCCGTACTGCTCGGCGACCTTGTCGCGGCCCAGCCGGCGGATGGCGTCGGCGAAGTCGAGGTAGACGCCCTGGCCGCCGGGTCCGACGCCACGGCCCTCGTCGCAGACGTTCTTGGCGGCGCGGGAGGCGATGTCGCGGGGCACGAGGTTGCCGAAGGAGGGGTAGATCCGCTCCAGGTAGTAGTCGCGCTCCGCCTCGGGGATGTCGGCGGCGGGGCGGGTGTCGCCCTTGGCCTTGGGGACCCAGATGCGGCCGTCGTTGCGCAGGGACTCGCTCATCAGGGTGAGCTTGGACTGGTGGTCACCGGTGCGCGGGATGCAGGTGGGGTGGATCTGGGTGAAGCAGGGGTTCGCGAAGTACGCGCCGCGCCGGTGCGCCCGCCAGACGGCGGTCGCGTTGGAGTTCATGGCGTTGGTGGAGAGGTAGAAGACGTTGCCGTAGCCGCCGCTCGCCAGCACCACCGCGTCGGCGTAGTGGGTGGAGATCTCACCGGTGATCAGGTCGCGGGCCACGATGCCGCGGGCCACACCGTCGACCGTGATCAGGTCGAGCATCTCGGTGCGCGCGTGCATCTCGACGTTACCGGCGGCGATCTGCCGGGAGAGTGCCTGGTAGGCGCCGAGGAGGAGCTGCTGACCCGTCTGGCCGCGGGCGTAGAAGGTGCGGGAGACCTGGACTCCGCCGAAGGAGCGGGTGTCGAGGAGGCCGCCGTACTCGCGGGCGAACGGGACGCCCTGGGCGACGCACTGGTCGATGATCTCGACGGAGATCTGGGCGAGACGGTGGACGTTGGACTCGCGGGCACGGAAGTCCCCGCCCTTGACGGTGTCGTAGAAGAGGCGGTGCACCGAATCACCGTCGTTGCGGTAGTTCTTGGCGGCGTTGATGCCGCCCTGGGCGGCGATGGAGTGCGCACGGCGCGGGGAGTCGGAGAAGCAGAACTGGACGACGTGGTAGCCCTGTTCGGCGAGGGTGGCGCCGGCGGAGCCGCCGGCCAGGCCGGTGCCGACGACGATGACCGTGTGCTTGCGGCGGTTGGCCGGGTTGACGAGCTTGGCCTCGAAGCGGCGGCGGTCCCAGCGGTCCGCGATCGGGCCTTCGGGGGCCTTGGTGTCGGCGAGGGGCTCGCCGGTGGTGTAGCGGGCGTAGTCGCTTCCGAGGTCGCTCATGGTCAGTTCACCACTCCGGTCATGACGGCCACGGGGACGGAGACGAAACCCGCGAAGAGGACGAGGGCCAGGGCGTTGGCCAGGAACTTCAGCGCCCGCTCGCGGCGGGCGTTGCCCGCGCCGAGGGTCTGGGCGGCGCTCCAGAAGCCGTGCCGGACGTGCAGGCCGAGGGCGGCCATCGCCACGATGTAGATCGTGTTGCCGTACCAGGTGGAGAAGGTGGCGAGGACGTTCTCGTACGGGTGGCCGGCCCAGGCGCGCTCGTTGACGGTGAGCGTGGTGAGGTCGAGTACG is a genomic window containing:
- a CDS encoding fumarate reductase/succinate dehydrogenase flavoprotein subunit, with protein sequence MSDLGSDYARYTTGEPLADTKAPEGPIADRWDRRRFEAKLVNPANRRKHTVIVVGTGLAGGSAGATLAEQGYHVVQFCFSDSPRRAHSIAAQGGINAAKNYRNDGDSVHRLFYDTVKGGDFRARESNVHRLAQISVEIIDQCVAQGVPFAREYGGLLDTRSFGGVQVSRTFYARGQTGQQLLLGAYQALSRQIAAGNVEMHARTEMLDLITVDGVARGIVARDLITGEISTHYADAVVLASGGYGNVFYLSTNAMNSNATAVWRAHRRGAYFANPCFTQIHPTCIPRTGDHQSKLTLMSESLRNDGRIWVPKAKGDTRPAADIPEAERDYYLERIYPSFGNLVPRDIASRAAKNVCDEGRGVGPGGQGVYLDFADAIRRLGRDKVAEQYGNLFEMYERITAENPYEVPMRIYPAVHYTMGGLWVDYDLQTTVPGLFAIGEANFSDHGANRLGASALMQGLADGYFVLPSTINDYLARHPHQEEIDDSHPEAAAAVRETRACLERLLSVDGDRTPDSFHREIGELMWEYCGMARTEEGLRKALDRIPEIRAEFWQRIKVPGTGQEFNQSLEKANRIVDYLELAELMCLDALHRAESCGGHFREESQTPDGEAARRDEEFGYAAAWQYQGTGAAPVLHKEDLVFEYVHPTQRSYA
- a CDS encoding succinate dehydrogenase/fumarate reductase iron-sulfur subunit; its protein translation is MKLTLRVWRQRNPDAPGAMASYEVDGISKDMSFLEMLDTLNEDLILRGEDPVAFDHDCREGICGACSLVINGDAHGPERTTTCQLHMRSFADGDTIDVEPWRAAAFPVVKDLVVDRGAFDRIIQAGGYITAPTGAAPEAHATAVPKADADFAFEHAECIGCGACVAACPNGSAMLFTSAKINHLNVLPQGSPERETRVLDMVAAMDEEGFGGCTLTGECATACPKGIPLPSIAAMNKEWLRAVRKG